One genomic region from Bradyrhizobium icense encodes:
- a CDS encoding DUF2149 domain-containing protein has product MRFLSETDADDPILSVVNLIDVFLVVIAMLMIVIVQNPLNPFSNKDVVVVENLGKPDMRIVVKDAESMTQYETTGEIGEGRGMRAGITYRLPDGRLIYVPEELAHRQDNAVGKDTRRSGRRPRRARRGGRNTPTGKLVGRLRPCSGRFLKRPRSRHSRP; this is encoded by the coding sequence ATGAGGTTCTTGTCGGAGACAGACGCGGACGATCCAATTCTTTCGGTGGTCAATCTGATCGATGTATTTCTCGTTGTCATCGCGATGTTGATGATCGTTATCGTGCAGAATCCGCTCAATCCATTCTCGAACAAGGACGTTGTCGTCGTCGAAAATCTGGGCAAGCCGGACATGCGCATCGTCGTGAAAGACGCAGAGTCGATGACGCAATATGAGACGACCGGCGAGATCGGCGAAGGGCGGGGAATGCGCGCCGGCATCACCTACCGCTTGCCGGACGGGCGGCTGATCTATGTGCCGGAGGAACTCGCCCATAGGCAAGACAACGCCGTCGGTAAAGATACCCGTCGTTCTGGCAGGCGACCTCGGCGTGCCAGGCGCGGTGGCCGGAACACACCTACCGGCAAGCTCGTCGGCCGCCTTCGCCCTTGTTCCGGGCGTTTTCTTAAGAGGCCACGCTCTCGCCACTCGCGCCCGTGA
- a CDS encoding dienelactone hydrolase family protein yields the protein MRFRDSDIVFAGGAKGQNIDILTANPLNYFHVISNAAELPRLVIDGKLFLPASNNRKRNGKLPLVMVAPGSLGVAPSHLAHAETVVGDGFAAFVLDSFGARDVTSTVANQTQFSFAASAYDVLAAWLVLSNHPEIDASRIGAQGHSRGGSAVLTAATRRFADAVVGAGAGFRSVLAAYPWSGHQFLDPSVDETEIRVIMGDADEWCSPMQVQGHCQAIRLSGGRATMRLIGGAQHSFDRGTAIENVADASVSPAAPTAYIANDGAFIHPLQGVAESKLTDRDLMVYALKAGYGRKGARIGSRDGDAELFRADMLAFWRRTLG from the coding sequence TTGCGATTTCGCGATTCCGACATTGTTTTCGCTGGCGGCGCCAAGGGACAGAATATCGACATTCTCACCGCCAATCCGCTTAACTACTTCCACGTCATCAGCAATGCGGCCGAGCTGCCCAGACTTGTGATCGACGGCAAGCTGTTCCTGCCGGCCTCGAACAATCGCAAACGCAACGGAAAGCTTCCGCTGGTGATGGTGGCGCCGGGCAGCCTCGGGGTGGCGCCCTCGCACCTGGCGCATGCCGAAACGGTGGTCGGCGACGGTTTTGCGGCGTTCGTCCTCGACAGTTTCGGCGCGCGCGACGTGACCTCGACGGTTGCCAACCAGACGCAATTTTCCTTTGCCGCCAGCGCCTATGACGTGCTGGCGGCCTGGCTGGTGCTGTCGAACCATCCGGAGATCGACGCTTCCCGGATCGGCGCGCAAGGCCATAGCCGCGGGGGATCGGCCGTGCTGACGGCTGCGACGCGCCGCTTTGCCGATGCGGTGGTCGGCGCTGGCGCCGGATTCAGAAGCGTGCTCGCGGCCTATCCCTGGAGCGGCCATCAGTTCCTCGATCCATCCGTCGACGAAACCGAAATCCGCGTCATCATGGGCGATGCCGATGAATGGTGCTCGCCGATGCAGGTGCAGGGCCATTGCCAGGCGATCCGCCTCTCCGGCGGAAGAGCGACGATGCGGCTGATCGGCGGTGCGCAGCACAGTTTTGACCGCGGCACCGCGATCGAGAACGTCGCTGACGCGTCCGTCTCCCCGGCCGCGCCGACGGCCTATATCGCCAATGACGGCGCCTTCATCCATCCGCTTCAGGGCGTCGCAGAGAGCAAGCTCACCGACCGCGACCTGATGGTCTATGCGCTGAAGGCCGGCTATGGCCGCAAGGGCGCAAGAATCGGCAGCCGCGACGGCGATGCCGAATTGTTTCGGGCGGACATGCTGGCGTTTTGGCGACGGACGTTGGGGTGA
- a CDS encoding metallophosphoesterase family protein: MSEFRLTQISDTHLARRLQQLTDNFHRVSEHIDATRPDLVVNTGDLAFDAPTSPDDLTFAKELHDALPVPCRHLPGNHDVGDNPTAVGAPPKPPATEQERQKYLAVIGEDRWRFDAAGWSFIGLNSLIMNTGIDSETEQFDWLASELARVNSQPVALFLHKPLFLNAPDDPEMAETAIRYVPQPKRKDLIELFATVDLRLVASGHVHQRRDFTYRHTRHVWAPSTGFILPERIQPVIGIKEVGLVEYHFQPDALEVRHVKAPEQTDVDLDSLIGRKS; the protein is encoded by the coding sequence ATGTCCGAATTTCGCCTGACGCAAATTTCCGACACCCACCTCGCCCGCCGACTGCAGCAGCTCACCGACAATTTTCACCGCGTCAGCGAACATATCGACGCGACGCGACCCGATCTCGTCGTCAACACCGGCGATCTCGCCTTCGATGCGCCGACCAGCCCGGACGATCTCACCTTCGCAAAAGAGCTGCACGACGCGCTGCCGGTGCCGTGCCGGCATCTGCCCGGCAATCACGACGTCGGTGACAACCCGACGGCCGTCGGCGCCCCGCCGAAGCCGCCGGCCACCGAACAGGAGCGGCAGAAATATCTGGCCGTCATCGGCGAGGACCGCTGGCGTTTCGATGCGGCGGGCTGGAGCTTTATCGGGCTGAACTCGCTGATCATGAACACCGGGATCGACAGCGAGACCGAGCAGTTCGACTGGCTCGCGTCAGAACTTGCGCGCGTCAACAGCCAGCCGGTCGCGCTGTTCCTGCACAAGCCGCTGTTTCTGAATGCGCCTGATGATCCCGAGATGGCCGAAACCGCGATCCGCTACGTTCCGCAGCCGAAGCGCAAAGATCTGATCGAGCTGTTCGCCACGGTCGATCTGCGGCTGGTCGCCTCAGGCCACGTCCACCAGCGTCGCGACTTCACCTATCGTCACACGCGCCACGTCTGGGCGCCGTCGACAGGCTTCATCCTTCCCGAACGAATTCAGCCGGTCATCGGCATAAAGGAAGTCGGGCTGGTAGAGTATCATTTCCAGCCCGACGCCCTTGAAGTCCGGCACGTCAAGGCGCCGGAACAGACCGATGTTGATCTGGATTCACTGATTGGCAGGAAATCCTAG
- a CDS encoding MotA/TolQ/ExbB proton channel family protein: MKSIDSTLYVLTTVFLYPILALILASLIYACVALGAFAAEAVQRGRGQHRSRLSAYHAATRAGSADLELWIMQQLEWLRIVSRTAPMLGLVATMIPMGPALLALSNNNARAVGENLALAFSSVILALVTASITFAILTVRRRWLLQELRAVERAQETAP, encoded by the coding sequence ATGAAAAGTATCGATTCCACTCTGTATGTTCTTACGACGGTGTTTCTGTATCCGATCCTGGCGCTGATCCTGGCCTCCCTGATCTACGCGTGCGTCGCGCTGGGAGCGTTTGCCGCCGAGGCAGTGCAACGCGGACGCGGCCAACACCGGTCTCGCCTTTCCGCCTATCATGCGGCAACGCGCGCCGGCAGTGCCGATCTCGAACTATGGATCATGCAGCAGCTTGAGTGGCTGAGGATCGTGTCGCGCACTGCGCCGATGCTTGGACTCGTCGCGACGATGATTCCGATGGGACCGGCACTGCTCGCGCTGTCCAACAATAACGCCAGAGCCGTCGGGGAAAATCTGGCACTCGCCTTCTCGTCCGTGATCCTGGCCCTGGTAACGGCAAGCATCACCTTTGCGATCCTGACGGTACGCCGCCGCTGGCTGTTGCAGGAGTTGCGCGCTGTGGAACGCGCCCAGGAGACTGCGCCATGA
- a CDS encoding acriflavin resistance protein: MNITSPILTGAGRAAELPGDSVTSLLQAVGFSDGPDGGLGIVMSALAGIAAALAVAIMLSVHFHSGHRGRHDLVKHGLAASAVLVLLAFAISDIRHAAQAYLGLNPAKPAVEFEIRLPKATLTTAADIQIELLTDRNQKLAKVQEALASTADGRSILRGTVTLDYRTTERMMVLNLPGRTQSTFRLRLPASPSRSDQFGPWHLADGIVAANGGTVTSEIHDAFAIRYRVL, from the coding sequence ATGAACATCACCTCCCCGATCCTGACCGGCGCCGGTCGCGCTGCCGAACTGCCCGGCGATTCCGTGACCTCCCTGCTCCAGGCCGTCGGATTTAGCGACGGCCCCGATGGCGGCCTTGGCATCGTCATGTCGGCATTGGCCGGCATCGCCGCGGCGCTGGCGGTGGCGATCATGCTCTCGGTCCATTTCCACAGCGGCCACCGCGGCCGCCACGATCTGGTCAAGCACGGGCTTGCCGCTTCCGCGGTGCTGGTCCTGCTCGCCTTCGCGATCTCGGACATCAGGCACGCGGCGCAGGCCTATCTCGGCCTCAATCCGGCGAAGCCCGCAGTGGAATTTGAAATCCGCCTGCCGAAGGCAACATTGACGACCGCCGCCGACATCCAGATCGAGCTGCTGACTGACCGGAACCAGAAGCTGGCAAAGGTTCAGGAGGCGCTGGCCTCGACCGCCGACGGCCGAAGCATCTTGCGCGGGACGGTGACGCTCGATTATCGCACCACCGAGCGGATGATGGTGCTGAACCTGCCCGGCCGGACCCAGAGCACGTTCCGGCTACGGCTGCCGGCGAGCCCATCGCGCTCCGACCAGTTCGGGCCGTGGCATCTGGCCGACGGCATCGTCGCCGCCAATGGCGGCACGGTGACATCGGAGATTCATGACGCCTTCGCGATCCGCTACCGCGTGCTCTGA
- a CDS encoding MAPEG family protein has protein sequence MSVQMVLLPVFVLIGLTFFLMFWMVTARTKAVKARETSLKDIALGQPKYPPRVAQIGNCFSNQFEVPLLFYLLIALALPLRRTDLFIVLMSWVFVVTRFAHAGIFVTTNNIQQRSLAWFAGALVLLVMWIYFALKLLLLI, from the coding sequence ATGTCGGTTCAAATGGTTTTGCTGCCGGTCTTCGTTCTGATCGGGCTCACATTCTTCCTGATGTTCTGGATGGTGACGGCCCGCACCAAGGCGGTGAAGGCCCGGGAAACCAGCCTGAAGGACATCGCGCTCGGACAGCCGAAGTATCCGCCCCGCGTGGCCCAGATCGGCAATTGCTTCTCAAATCAGTTCGAAGTGCCGCTGCTGTTCTACCTCCTGATCGCGCTGGCGCTACCGCTGCGGCGGACCGATCTCTTCATCGTGCTGATGTCCTGGGTGTTCGTGGTGACACGATTTGCCCATGCCGGGATTTTCGTCACCACCAACAACATCCAGCAGCGCAGCCTGGCGTGGTTTGCCGGCGCGCTGGTGCTGCTCGTGATGTGGATCTACTTCGCGCTGAAGCTTCTGCTTCTGATCTAG